In Saprospiraceae bacterium, one DNA window encodes the following:
- a CDS encoding NAD kinase, whose amino-acid sequence MLIYGHRIKDEDEVSYFRQLLEALTESGIDQFIFGPLKTELSHRGLSVDHVSELSTYEEIKNELPDFVLTMGGDGTILHAVTMVRDSGIPILGINLGRLGFLASVEKKIIRRAIQYLFKKEYTIVSRSLLGLSSNIPVFEDFPFALNDFTLNKRDTSSMITIHMFIDNVLLNSYWADGIIISTPTGSTGYSLSCGGPIIFPDSKTLIITPVAPHNLNVRPIVIPDFHKISLKVEGRTDSFMSTLDSRYETITKDHRIEITKGHFRINFVQLKGHSFMKTISEKLLWGIDKRN is encoded by the coding sequence ATCTTAATATATGGACACAGAATAAAAGATGAAGATGAAGTTTCTTATTTCAGACAATTATTAGAAGCTTTAACGGAGTCCGGTATTGATCAATTTATCTTCGGACCACTTAAAACAGAACTAAGTCATCGTGGGCTAAGTGTAGATCATGTATCTGAGTTATCGACCTACGAAGAAATAAAAAATGAACTTCCTGATTTTGTTTTGACGATGGGTGGAGATGGCACGATATTGCATGCTGTGACGATGGTGAGAGATTCAGGTATCCCTATATTGGGTATCAACCTTGGAAGACTTGGATTTTTGGCAAGTGTTGAAAAGAAAATTATCAGGAGAGCCATTCAATACCTGTTTAAGAAGGAATATACGATTGTTTCAAGATCCCTATTGGGTCTGTCCAGCAATATTCCTGTTTTTGAAGATTTCCCATTTGCTTTGAATGACTTTACGCTCAATAAGAGAGATACTTCATCAATGATTACTATTCACATGTTTATTGATAATGTATTGCTCAATTCTTATTGGGCAGATGGAATCATTATCAGTACACCTACAGGATCGACGGGGTATTCATTAAGTTGTGGCGGTCCGATCATTTTTCCTGATTCAAAGACCCTTATCATTACTCCTGTCGCACCGCACAATCTTAATGTCCGCCCAATAGTTATTCCCGATTTTCATAAAATTTCTTTGAAAGTAGAGGGCAGAACAGATAGTTTCATGAGTACTCTGGACTCCAGATATGAGACCATCACAAAGGATCACAGAATTGAAATTACAAAAGGTCACTTCCGGATAAACTTCGTTCAACTAAAGGGACATAGTTTCATGAAAACCATCAGCGAAAAACTGTTATGGGGAATTGATAAAAGAAACTGA
- a CDS encoding Rpn family recombination-promoting nuclease/putative transposase, with translation MAKEYFRQFLPEKLKELIDIESMTIENGSYLTDDMREYFADLLFRFKLKLTGEKLVISLLFEHKANPDKHVLIQIGHYIFSQWVKELRNKQKIIPIIPMIYYQGKKEWEVPKITNLFNAYPEEILKYLPTFDYIFFAINTLTKQQLDEVTDVMLMIALAGHNPNMDLVSLINKLNDIKSLKRIDESDRNFIKHIFVYKLWTSKTNKKEVLSLVKSLPTPINHDIMSTYDAIKKEGKLEGKLEGKLEGKLEGKLEGKLEGKLEGKLEAKLEMIYAMSNDGFDIVRIAKIVKMSPEEVSDIINKR, from the coding sequence TTGGCCAAAGAGTATTTTCGTCAATTCCTGCCTGAAAAATTGAAAGAACTGATCGATATAGAATCCATGACTATAGAAAATGGATCATATCTTACCGATGACATGAGAGAATATTTTGCAGATCTGCTTTTTAGGTTCAAACTAAAGCTTACGGGAGAAAAATTGGTCATTTCACTTTTGTTTGAACATAAGGCAAACCCTGATAAACATGTATTAATTCAAATAGGGCACTATATTTTCTCACAATGGGTGAAAGAATTGAGAAATAAACAAAAAATAATTCCTATTATCCCGATGATATATTATCAGGGGAAAAAAGAATGGGAAGTGCCAAAAATAACAAACCTCTTTAATGCGTACCCTGAAGAAATTCTGAAATATTTACCTACATTTGACTATATCTTTTTTGCTATAAACACACTAACAAAACAACAGCTGGATGAAGTGACAGATGTGATGCTAATGATTGCTCTCGCAGGTCATAATCCAAACATGGACCTTGTTTCTCTAATAAATAAACTTAATGATATCAAGTCTCTAAAGCGCATTGATGAATCAGACAGGAACTTTATAAAACATATATTTGTTTACAAACTGTGGACTTCTAAAACAAATAAAAAAGAAGTATTGTCATTAGTAAAATCACTTCCAACACCTATAAACCATGATATTATGAGTACATACGATGCTATAAAAAAAGAAGGAAAACTTGAAGGAAAACTTGAAGGAAAACTTGAAGGAAAACTCGAAGGAAAGCTTGAAGGGAAGCTTGAAGGGAAGCTTGAAGGAAAATTAGAAGCAAAATTGGAAATGATATATGCTATGTCTAATGATGGTTTTGATATAGTTCGTATTGCAAAAATAGTAAAAATGTCACCAGAGGAAGTAAGTGATATTATAAATAAAAGGTAA
- a CDS encoding phosphatase PAP2 family protein — translation MIRILANLISVLLHPLFIIGYVMLFLMWANPYLFGFSGDKAEGLVVISIVSISVVFPMISIFMMKALGLISSMEMRDKNERIGPLIVTGLFYMWLYVNIRNNDNIPAALSFFVLGCTISVFLALTINSFTKISLHTIAAGGLVTGMTYILYNFSYGHLDVAIPSLQTQFRMSDRLILMIILLIAGGVGASRLYLKAHKENEIYGGYLVGIISQIIAIRIFF, via the coding sequence TTGATCAGGATACTCGCCAATTTAATATCAGTACTACTTCATCCATTGTTCATCATAGGATATGTGATGTTGTTCCTGATGTGGGCAAATCCGTACTTGTTTGGGTTTTCGGGAGATAAAGCTGAGGGATTGGTGGTCATCTCGATTGTCAGTATTTCAGTGGTATTTCCCATGATTTCTATATTTATGATGAAAGCCTTAGGATTGATCAGCAGTATGGAGATGAGGGATAAAAATGAAAGAATTGGTCCGCTGATAGTCACAGGATTATTTTATATGTGGTTGTATGTCAATATACGGAACAATGATAATATCCCTGCAGCATTATCTTTTTTTGTATTGGGATGTACCATATCAGTATTTTTAGCCCTTACCATCAATAGTTTTACAAAAATCAGCTTGCACACCATTGCCGCAGGTGGTTTGGTGACAGGAATGACATATATTTTATACAACTTTTCCTACGGACATCTTGATGTTGCGATACCATCGCTCCAGACACAATTCAGAATGAGTGACAGATTGATTTTAATGATTATTTTACTTATAGCCGGTGGAGTAGGTGCATCCAGATTGTATCTGAAGGCGCATAAAGAAAATGAAATCTACGGCGGCTATCTTGTGGGTATAATATCACAAATCATTGCTATCAGAATATTTTTTTAA